A window of the Tenebrio molitor chromosome 1, icTenMoli1.1, whole genome shotgun sequence genome harbors these coding sequences:
- the LOC138122154 gene encoding reticulocyte-binding protein homolog 1-like: MAGFNLKDLRDMIPEYDGDQSTLFDFIEAVNFAIENVPENQQNAIIFIIKSKLVGKARKFISSRQLREWNDIKDLLISHYGDCRDTEGLLYDLTSTFQKSNETPRAFAQRIENLLTKIRSSVALNNELNQAARNALNSSHEKIALKAFLAGLSDPLGSIIRCQKPNTLEQAEQFLIEEENITYLKNFKSSKPSLHDQVNNKIVPKENYPCHSYHKILNFENSLENSKLVYIISKDNNKFLIDSGAAISIMKPCIVPQNIKKHKEDFKIQGILNKHIKINESFYKKFNDSDTLFKIYIADLDIEFDAILGLDFLTTFDCIIDLKQNLLKTNFKDIPLHYQYKGEDEVELPPCTVQTINIKTNSHLNENFCPELNRDSQEKNPNSIVTNNNEKLDTTIANISTVEKELIIPVVNFDPVEITSKTAENVCNNLDIFLRHDTTPKQIHSDSGLEFNNQHYQKSPNDDGYKFTYEFSSTAQPQSNGSIERFYSTLSESLRSYHDDHSKENVLKGLNVGITSNNNNRSQSTKFTPQELIFGHIRSENEIITSQETQNQFVRDKNNLISYRYPEVVANQQRNKEKSRTRFDAHVKANKPNYSLNQQDYVRESEKGNKILEKDDREIQNLIKEQIQVTTSTIKNFNYTIQKLQIDEQIFNDEFKIIEDEINKIEENNHYFNNQLKLINTCEQLLESLVLIESQVNNIIESITFAKLKVLHPSIIIKPEYLLNQLRSQTSQNLDHNNFPLHPSVYALPVLTNLITLQAYQTNKRIVFILRIPLIEKEKYPLYHLYSILTKDSKTNLFHTIIPESKYVALSDNNRQYLKINSIEKCKDLQEETLLCSDLIPFLYENPPCEIEVLTRLTANKKCYPVLLDIQDYNVQKVKTNKWIIITIKNLPITCSSGGPKAEFINQNSILTMAPRCTAFIGSIQVHAQEEKFSNYSEADVIPSIYYDCCENFTPPLNQRHQLKPLKINTLNLDDLKTAEFKLNQYKDQLDNLGKESFAHRHLSTFAIITIIVVVAIIGSHSDDGPPRPGSCCPQIFNYCNIRSNTGRSDN, from the coding sequence ATGGCCGGATTCAACTTAAAGGATTTAAGAGATATGATTCCCGAATACGACGGAGATCAGAGTACCTTATTCGATTTTATCGAAGCGGTTAATTTtgcaattgaaaatgttcccgaaaatcaacaaaatgcaatcatttttattattaaaagtaAGCTTGTCGGTAAAGCAAGAAAGTTTATTTCATCGAGACAACTTCGAGAATGGAACGACATCAAAGATTTACTAATTAGTCATTACGGTGATTGTCGTGACACGGAAGGGTTACTTTACGATTTGACctcaacttttcaaaaatctaaCGAAACTCCTAGAGCATTTGCACAACGCATTGAGAACTTGTTGACAAAAATTAGAAGCAGCGTAGCTCTGAACAACGAATTAAATCAAGCAGCTCGAAACGCATTAAATTCGTCGCATGAAAAAATAGCGTTGAAAGCATTTTTAGCGGGTCTCAGCGATCCACTAGGTTCAATAATTCGTTGTCAAAAACCAAATACACTAGAACAagcggaacaatttttaattgaggAAGAAAACATTACTTATTTAaagaatttcaaaagttcAAAACCATCTCTTCATGATCAggtcaataataaaattgtccCTAAGGAAAATTATCCATGTCATTCATaccacaaaattttaaactttgaAAATTCTCTTGAAAATTCTAAACTAGTTTACATTATAAGTAAagataacaacaaatttttaatcgatTCTGGTGCTGCAATTTCAATAATGAAACCATGTATAGTaccacaaaatattaaaaagcataaagaagattttaaaattcaagGAATCTTAAACAAACATATAAAGATTAACGAAAGtttctacaaaaaattcaatgatAGTGATACtttgttcaaaatttatattgcAGATCTTGATATTGAATTTGATGCAATTTTAGGATTAGATTTTCTTACTACCTTTGATTGTATAATAGATCTTAAACAAaacttattaaaaacaaattttaaagatATCCCTTTACATTATCAATATAAAGGAGAAGATGAAGTTGAATTACCACCTTGTACCGTACAAACAATcaacataaaaacaaattcccatttaaatgaaaatttttgtccTGAATTAAACCGTGATTctcaagaaaaaaatccaaattctatcgtaacaaataataatgaaaaattggaCACTACTATTGCAAATATTTCCACGGTAGAAAAGGAATTAATTATTCCTGTTGTAAACTTTGACCCGGTTGAAATCACAAGTAAAACTGCAGAGAATGTTTGCAACAACTTAGATATTTTTCTTAGACATGATACGACACCTAAACAAATTCATTCAGATTCAGGATTAGAATTTAATAACCAACATTATCAAAAATCACCTAATGATGATGGTTACAAATTCACTTACGAGTTTAGCTCAACAGCACAACCTCAATCGAATGGATCAATCGAAAGATTTTACTCTACGTTATCAGAATCCTTAAGATCTTATCATGATGATCACTCAaaggaaaatgttttgaaaggTTTAAATGTCGGTATTACatccaataataataatagaagtCAATCAACAAAATTCACTCCACAAGAATTAATTTTCGGACACATACGATCCGAAAACGAAATTATAACATCACAAGAAAcacaaaatcaatttgtacgcgataaaaataatttaatctcATATCGATATCCGGAAGTCGTTGCAAATCAACAAAGgaacaaagaaaaatcaagAACAAGATTTGACGCACACGTTAAAGCAAATAAGCCAAATTATTCTCTTAATCAACAAGATTATGTTAGAGAATCAGAAAAAGGAAATAAGATATTAGAAAAGGACGAtagggaaattcaaaatttaattaaggaACAAATCCAAGTAACCACTTcaactattaaaaattttaattataccaTACAAAAGTTGCAGATCGATgaacaaatttttaacgatgaatttaaaatcatcgaagatgaaataaataaaatcgaagagaataatcattattttaataatcagttgaaattaattaatacttGTGAACAGTTGTTAGAATCTCTAGTTCTTATCGAATCTCAGGTAAACAATATTATTGAGAGCATTacatttgcaaaattaaagGTTTTGCATccatcaattattattaaaccgGAATATCTCTTGAACCAATTAAGAAGTCAAACATCACAAAATTTAGATCACAACAATTTTCCTTTGCATCCAAGTGTTTATGCACTTCCagttttaacaaatttaataactttacaagcatatcaaacaaacaaaagaattgtttttattttgagaatTCCACTCATAGAAAAGGAAAAATATCCACTCTATCATTTGTATTCAATTCTAACAAAAGACTCTAAAACAAACTTGTTTCATACAATAATTCCTGAATCGAAATATGTTGCTCTATCTGACAATAATAGACAAtacttaaaaattaacagtATAGAGAAATGTAAAGATCTTCAAGAAGAAACTTTGTTATGTTCGGATTTAATTCCATtcctttatgaaaatccaCCCTGCGAAATCGAAGTCTTGACAAGATTGACAGCTAACAAAAAATGCTACCCAGTACTACTAGATATTCAAGATTACAACGTCCAGAAAGTCAAGACCAACAAATGGATTATCATCACTATCAAAAACCTGCCAATTACTTGTTCATCTGGAGGTCCAAAGGctgaatttattaatcaaaacaGCATTCTAACTATGGCACCTAGATGCACCGCTTTCATTGGCTCAATCCAAGTTCACGCccaagaagaaaaattttcaaattattcggAAGCTGATGTTATTCCTTCAATATACTACGATTGTTGCGAAAATTTCACACCTCCACTTAATCAACGTCATCAACTGAAACCTTTGAAAATCAACACGTTAAACCTAGATGATTTGAAAACTGCCGAGTTCAAGTTAAATCAGTATAAGGATCAACTGGACAACCTTGGGAAAGAATCCTTTGCGCATCGACATCTCAGCACATTTGCTATCATCACTATTATCGTCGTAGTCGCAATTATTGGGTCACATTCTGACGATGGTCCCCCTCGTCCTGGCTCCTGTTGCCCGCAGATCTTCAATTATTGCAACATAAGGTCCAACACCGGACGAAGTGATAACTAA